TCCGAGTTTCAGAGCCATCTACCAGCTTCCTAATAAATCCCCCCACTCTTCAATAGCGTCAAAATTCAAATCTTGAGAtttaggcccggttccacaactcacggttaaattaactggccgattattccattggaattgaccaatcgtatttgtcgttaagcaaaattaacaaatacgattggtcaattccaaagGAATAATCAGCCAGTTACATCACGTAACATCACGGCCAACAATCGGTGAGTGGCGCGCAATGCTTTTTACTTGTTACATTTATTGcgttagtttattttttaatatgtattcttctttataaaatatttttacgaaatttttatataagaataacaatttttgtttattatatgatatCTAAAGTTTAATGAAACGTTAATCTTTGTTTCAGAATTCAGAATtaaagttacttttaaaagtttaaataaatttaaaaaaatgaataaatttaaaaacttaaattaattttacagatgaaatttattaatattaattaatgtaaatttaatatatatatttttgaaatatttctagaaaaataacttttatcaaatatttagataatgttttacaatttaaGACTAATTTTAGAAgctaaattaaactttaaaaaactaaaataagaatttagaaACTTGTAtatcttacaattaaaatttttaagaaatgtttgaaataaataatttctttcagaTACAGTCAGCCGTACGATCTGGACATGGATGCCACGTCGAGATTACAGAACGGAGGCTTTGACGACGAGTACCAGGAGCCGCAGAGGAGAATCAACTATAACTATCACCCAATCATAGACTTTTTCAAGCCGGAGGCTTCCATGCTGCAGGCTTCCACGGAACCGCAACCAGCCACCCAGCCGGCACTGGTTCAGAGCGACAATAACGCGTGGAAACCGATGATATCTTAGACCGTAGTGTTCTTTCTTCGGAGTACCTGACATCCTACTTTAATGAAAATTCCAAATCACGTATTTCGCGAAATTCGCGTCtcttacattaatatcaaCAATCGTGAGAAAAGTATTATTTCCTAGAGGAATAGAGCGGGGTGTTCCGTGCGGTAGCATGTTCATTGTTAGCCTGCTTTTAAGATCCTTTTCAATCTTTTCTcaaacaaaagagaaaaataagaatccgtaatttaattaaaattataagtaaagaTTAGCCTACAATTTAGTTTGATATCTAGACATTCTCCAAGACGCTTTGtattgtcataaaaattttactagatACTTTATTTGATTTGTTTCTCTTTATCGCTTAATCAGGTCACACGAGGGCAATAGTAGGtgacgataaatttttatacaaatgttacttgaacaattttttatacagtaaTAGCGAAAATATACATCGTTAAGTATTAGAGTATTACGGCCAAAATGGGCAGATGCAATGAtcgttttgttttctttttggaCTTTTAAATACGTTCGTCttgatttgatatttattaatcgtTACCTCtctctataaattatttataaattatacctAAGGAGTTTAAGATATATGTTTTGTATCACCAATAAAGTATTCTTAGATTGTTCTTTTTTAGTCTGAACCTATTTATGATTGTTTGATCTGAGGCTGACTCTATTGTAACGTGCACAGCAAGAGGCAAGAGAAAGTGTTCGAAATTTTATTCGTGATACAAGCAATGCCCAATCGCTATTAGCATGAAATGTACACGATCACAATTTACTTGCCGTAACTTTGATCAGTGATCTGCGAATCCAGTTTCACATTTCATATATTGTGGAAGTCCGaaactttttccttttttcttatacaGTACGCTATCGTGCTGAGGTGAATGaacatttgattttttacaGTAAATCGCGGATGCcgggatttttattttatacaaaatctgAAGGAAATTCTAATGTAATTTAACCGCATCTTCGTACAAATGGAGAAAGCTAAATTTCTCGCAGTGTGTTTTGCAAAGACTTCTCTACAAGGTGCGCATTAACAGAGAGTAAAAATAGGAAAGAATCAAGTCTGTTTTATTAATGTCGTGGTTTGATTTCTATTAGTCCATtctaaaatttgaagaaaCTTGTTTGTCTACggttataaaagtttttattatatatgtaaatttccaatatctttctttatctCGAACTgcatttttagcattttaattGTGATCGACAAAAAATAGTAAGTGAACAGACAAAAACGTTGTGATTTAATGAAGTTTTACGCTCTGAGGAATGAAAgatgattatttttcttttttttttaaatttaaattcttgtttgcttgaatttaaaatagtgtATTTCGCGGAATTCTGCACTTTaggaataaaaatgaaaaaccactttctatttaaaaaggaACGATATATGGCATATcgtagaatatatattataccgTAAACGACGCGGGAAAGTATTTTAAGAGTACTAAAGTAGTCTTACTGAGATAGTTAAATGCGTACACACCTGTTACGTACGCCTTCCccgtacaatataatatagcaACTCGCATAAAATCACATTCTCGTCTTcgtaaaaagtattatattgcGCCATCGAGACTAAAGATTGATGATGAAATAGTATCGTTTACTACAGTCGTCACGGTTTGCGCGATAAAATCATTCAAACTGATGCTCgtagttatataaatttaacggTTGGCTTTTAAtcgaaacatttaaatatacgaCCATAAAAACTTCACCCGTTTAAACGTCGTAAATAACAATAGCAATAGCAATTGTATCTTAGTAAttgttctaatataattttattatgcatcaaaaaaaaatattactgaagGAAACCTCCTTCTTTAAGTTGTATTcgaaatatgatataattactagattaaattaattgccgAAAGTTAAAAGTTCCATACCGTTAAATGTAGTTCCATCTGATAATTCGGTCCATCTTCACTAAAACGATCTTCATCAAAAGGCTCGCGGTGTTTCGTACGAAGATCGTTATCGGAATATTACAAATGCTACACGTAGGCAAAATCACTTATCCATCGAAGCGCGCTCGTAACTGCTCTGAAAATGGAAATTACATTCTATGGTAATCGTCCCGCGGAGCTCGTCGAAGCGAAGAAAGTCCCGTAGGCCCGAGCGACACGCTTCGCGGCCCAACGCGGAAAGACGCGGGAGACAATCGCCGTGCCGAGGCGAGCGGAGCGCAGCCGGCGAAACGAAGCCGTTCACAGACGACTGAACGAAGTAAATCGCGTTATGCTGTATGGTCATTTTGCAGAATATTCCCATGGTGTTCCATTCTCGGTGCTCTCGCGCGCCTCCTTGTCCTCCTGCGTTCCATCACTTTACGTTTACTAGCGACGGATTTTGCCCGATTGACGAGCGGCTCCCTCCTTTTACGAGACGCTCGTGATCGACGTCGTAAAATTAAGGGTACGAGTGCAACGTAATTAGGGTACCGCGGGAGTTAGCGGTGTACACGTCGGAGTTTCTAATACGCGAACCGGAGAAGAGAGGCGTCTGGGTGAAACGGTCTGGCGAACGAATCCAATCGAGAGTGACAGAATCGCTGAACGATTGGATCTGCACGCTTCGCGGAGCAGGGTATCTAGCCGCTCGGACGCTTTTTCATCCCGCCTCGTCTTTCAGAACGGctggaaaatataaattaggcCACGCGGCCCGTACCGCCGGCCAGTTTGACGAAAGACCTCGATCGGAGATGATTAGAAATCACATCGGCGGCTTCTCGCGCGTATAAATCGCAATTTTCTCCCCTTCGCCGCGACGAACGCAAAGTGACAAGCGTCACCTGTTGCCCACAGTTCCTGGAATTCGCGTTCCCCGAGTAAGCCGAGTAACCAGTGTTTTCTTCCGCGCACCGTGGAGAGTCTGAACCGCGTGGTTCGTCGTCGCGTTCGAGAAGCGAATTCGATATTCAGCCGTTCTACTCGATTTTAAACTGATACAGTTTCGTGATTTACCTCCTCTTCTCAAAAGTGTtggaataaatttgtaaaatatttttattatttgaactTCGATATTAAGTGTTTCGatattatattgttgatatttcgcataataattgtgtaataatatgtGCGTACTGAAAAGTGTATTCTTACGCTTTAATAGCTACTGTTAGTCACATGTCGAACAATATTTTCTCATCTCGGTAATGGTATGAAAAGAAGAACAGTCCGGAGAAATGGAGCAACCACGACAGGTCTATAatctgattattatttttatcctaACGGTCGCGAGCATCCAAACCGCGTCGTCGTCGAATCAGAACCTCTTTGCTTTCACCACCACGATCGACTCTACAAACGGTGATGAAATTACAGTAGCCTGGCAGCCCTTAAGTACCACGACGTTGGTCTATCAGGATCCCACAACCAATTTGCCGACCTCGACGAGCGCACAAGCGGAAGAGACCCTCAATTCGTCGGATACGAATGTTCTGAATCGGTACGCGCGACCATACGAGCATAACGACGGCACCACGGAAGACGACGACCCGGACGAGCCGCCAGATCACGCGATACCACATTCGGAACACGAGGAGGCCAGAGACGTGCCGACTCAACCAAAATACGTGGCTCCTGGACTCTGGGCGAAGCCACCACCTGACCGAAACGTTCCTCTGGACTTCGTGCCGACGAAGCTGCATGCTCAGGTTCGAGGGAGACACACCGTGAAGAGATTGCCGCAACGGCAGGCGATCGAAAACGCGAAGACGGACGAGGAGAGACGTAACGCGCCCAGATTGAGGAAGGTTGTCACCAACTCGAAGGTTAACACGGTCTACACCGAGGAGGGATACGAGGACTCGGCGTACGATCACGCGGGACACATCAGGGATGCTGATTTTCACGAAGGATTCGCGCGCAAGCTTCACGATCAAAAGAAAAGCGGACAGGACTCAGGAgataaggagagagagaagaaaaacgaGAACTTAGTGCCCgaagaatttaaagaatatgaGGAAGACTATCAAGATCATTTTCACGAAAGCAGGAACTTCGACAAGACGGACGATGAAgataatctaataaaattcggGAGAAGCAGTTGGGAAGAATCTGATGAGATAGATCCCAAACTCGTGGCTGAGAATAATATCCAAAGATTGGAGGAGGACATAGAGAAAGATGCCGAAGAGGCCGAGAGAAGTTCGAAGATACATCAAAATGCACAAGAATCGAAACTTCGCGATGATGTCAAGACTGATAGTTCGGAATTTGAGGCGTCTCGTGTTGAAGATAATTCAAAACACGAGAATAAGTCTATCaagacgaaaaagaaaaagtccAAACTGCGAAAGGGAAAGGACACCAAAGTAAATAACAAAAGTAATCTATCGGGCAAATTGAAACAAACGAAGAAGCTCCGTCCAGAGAATCACGGGACAACCGTACTTCCATTTGAAGAAGCAAGTTTGGCGGATGTTAAAACGCCGACAACTCCCCACGGTTTCGTAACAAGTTCTCCGAACCCGCAGATATATTCCATCGATCAGACGACATTACGCTACGTCGCTCCGATCGCAAGTGCATCGCTTCTACAAGTCGAGGATGAGCCGACGGTTGATTATAGCAAGCTTTTTTGGGATTATTTTAAGGTGAGGCAAGAACCATCGACCACTGAATCCACGCTCGCATCGAACTCGACGACCATGAATCCACAACGGGAAGCTCAAACGCCAATCGCGGTCGCGACCATTGACGGTCACGGTCCATACCTTTTAGTGACGAGGGAGGAAACCATGACGTTGCCCCCGACTTTCCTCGATCCGAGCAGCGTCGCTTTGGAATTCGGCTCGACTTCCCCTCAAACGCACAGTCGTCATCTGCTTGGACAAAACGACGACGTCGACTATGTCGACAACGTGATAACCACGTCTACAATTGCGACCTACACCAGCGTGCAACCCTTCCCGTCGTTAAGTCCTGGGGATACAGAATATTCATCATCGACCACTCTTGTCGATACTACGGTGTCCAGCACCGACAGCGGCGACAGCACCCCGACTGTAATGACACTTAATTTAACCCAGGAAGCTTACGCGAAGATGGCCGATTATCAAGAGAACCCTTTTCTCAGTCCTGTTCTCGACAACAGCAAAATCGTCGTTTCCAAAAATAAGCTCAAGTACAAGGTCCTGGCGAGAGCACCGTCACGCGAGAAGAAACCCGTTAAATCCATTACTCACCAGTCGCCCCGTCAACAGGTTCCATTCAAAGAAGAAAGCGAGTACAAGAAGATTCGTGACAGGCTGAACGCAAAGTACAACAAAATGCTGAGTTATATTAAGAACAAGCAAGAAATTAACTTTTTCCCGAAGAAGAAGAAGTTCGCTCCTCCAGAGGATTTCACCCCGAGGAGGCCGCCGGTTCAACAGGTCGCTTACTCGATCTTTCTGACGGATCATCCCTCGACGGTGAATCGTTCGAGTGCGCCCGCCGAAAGTGAATCGTCTCGGGAGACTAACTGGAGAAGCCCACTGCAAAATCAACAACATCGTCCTCAATCCGTTAAATTGCCGTTCCGTTTCGATCCCTTCGCTCACGTTCAGCGTCCGGTctatcataaaaattcatttcctACTACGAAACTATCGCCACCGCTGCCGTTGGCGAGTACTTACGCGAATTACCGTAGCGGCAAGCCGAACGACGATCGTTCTCATCTCGGCGGCAAAACGCAGAAGCGGCGTGACAACGCGTTTAAACATTTGCCATTGAGTCCCGAGGCGAACTGGCGAACACGATCCCGGAGAAAAAGATCCGACGAAGGTGAATTTCGCGGTAGTAACGGTGCGGACGTCGATGTAAGAGCAGTGGCAAACAATGCTGTGACGAATGATGATAAATCGGAGCAACGAGATAAAAGTACGTTTGATAGGATAAGCGATAGATCGAATGGAAAGTCGAGTCGGGGAGTAATCGATGCGCCGATCGGTATTCCAAATACTATGAAATTAGCATTTCCCGCGAGATCGCGGGAAGCCGAGAGCGGAACATCCGGGAGCAAAAATAGCACTGTCAGTGAAAGGAAGAATATTAAAGACGTGAGAGAGACAATCGATATTCCAAAGGTAGTTAAGGGAGGACCAATATCGATTCGATCCGTGGAGCAAAATGAGCGAATAAATGATACGGACGTTGCAGAATTaacgaagaagaaaagaaacagcGAAAGTGAAATATATTCGACAAGAAACTCGAAGAACGAAAGAAATCACGTAGAGTTATTAAATGACTCTCCTAAGATCAGCGGTGATGTTATCGATAAAGAGATCGCTGTGCGTTTTAACGAGGGAAATAACGATACTTCGAAAAACACGAAAAGTGGAAAAATCGAAATTGAAGTCCCCAGCTTTGATCACGTTGACGAACTCGCGACGGATGATCTCGTAAGATTTTCCACGACGACGGAAGCCGCCGTAGATTTGAACAAGTATCCCTTTTACAACAACGACGACGTACCCAGCGCTTCCGCGTTGAAGTACATCGTCGATCCCAAAACGATACCGCGGAAGACCCCGAGTGGAATGGAGTTCTATAATTCTCGGAACGCTTACAAGCAGTGCGACGAGGTGGAGCCTCATCTGGACGCAGTGCTGCCCGAGAAAGAGGAGCCGGATCCCGAACGAGGCCCGCAGGAGGATCTACCGCGTCTTCGTGGCCTCGGAGAAAAACTGGATTGCTTCAAAGCCAAGTACTTCGACGACAATCCCCTCGATAATCCGTTGTTCGGCGAGAAACTGGTCGAGGAGCCGACTCCGCCAACGGAATTAAATCCTAAGAAGTTCGCCACGAAGATAATGGTACTTCccgacgaggacgacgactACGTCGTGCCTCAAGTTTCAAAGAAGCCGGAGCGCAACAGTCGCCAGACGTGGCGCAACAGATTTCGTCCGTACGAGACCCTCGAGTCGATACGCGTCAACTACAAGCACGACCCGCAAACCGGAAGAGGAAGGAACGCGTATTTACACAGCATGCGCGGCACGAGGCTGACCAATATGATGCGCAGAGTGAAGAATCGAAAACCCTGGCCAAAACTCCCCACCACCACGTTATCGCCGAAGTATCAAACCTTGTCCTATCAGAATCTGGTGTACGAAGACGTGATGGGTAACATCAGGAACTTGAAGAACGCTTATCAGGTCTATGAGATGACGACCTTACCGCCGGCCCCGCAGATTCTGGTGACCGCGGGCAGCGAAAACGCGTTAAAAATTGTGGACCTCGAATCAAACTCTTCGAAGGAGAAAAGTACGTCGAAGCCGAACGTTACCGACGTTGCCGATGCCACTGTTG
This DNA window, taken from Monomorium pharaonis isolate MP-MQ-018 chromosome 6, ASM1337386v2, whole genome shotgun sequence, encodes the following:
- the LOC118646121 gene encoding uncharacterized protein LOC118646121, giving the protein MEQPRQVYNLIIIFILTVASIQTASSSNQNLFAFTTTIDSTNGDEITVAWQPLSTTTLVYQDPTTNLPTSTSAQAEETLNSSDTNVLNRYARPYEHNDGTTEDDDPDEPPDHAIPHSEHEEARDVPTQPKYVAPGLWAKPPPDRNVPLDFVPTKLHAQVRGRHTVKRLPQRQAIENAKTDEERRNAPRLRKVVTNSKVNTVYTEEGYEDSAYDHAGHIRDADFHEGFARKLHDQKKSGQDSGDKEREKKNENLVPEEFKEYEEDYQDHFHESRNFDKTDDEDNLIKFGRSSWEESDEIDPKLVAENNIQRLEEDIEKDAEEAERSSKIHQNAQESKLRDDVKTDSSEFEASRVEDNSKHENKSIKTKKKKSKLRKGKDTKVNNKSNLSGKLKQTKKLRPENHGTTVLPFEEASLADVKTPTTPHGFVTSSPNPQIYSIDQTTLRYVAPIASASLLQVEDEPTVDYSKLFWDYFKVRQEPSTTESTLASNSTTMNPQREAQTPIAVATIDGHGPYLLVTREETMTLPPTFLDPSSVALEFGSTSPQTHSRHLLGQNDDVDYVDNVITTSTIATYTSVQPFPSLSPGDTEYSSSTTLVDTTVSSTDSGDSTPTVMTLNLTQEAYAKMADYQENPFLSPVLDNSKIVVSKNKLKYKVLARAPSREKKPVKSITHQSPRQQVPFKEESEYKKIRDRLNAKYNKMLSYIKNKQEINFFPKKKKFAPPEDFTPRRPPVQQVAYSIFLTDHPSTVNRSSAPAESESSRETNWRSPLQNQQHRPQSVKLPFRFDPFAHVQRPVYHKNSFPTTKLSPPLPLASTYANYRSGKPNDDRSHLGGKTQKRRDNAFKHLPLSPEANWRTRSRRKRSDEGEFRGSNGADVDDKR